The following nucleotide sequence is from Cicer arietinum cultivar CDC Frontier isolate Library 1 chromosome 2, Cicar.CDCFrontier_v2.0, whole genome shotgun sequence.
CACTTGTGCTGTACTCTATATGGTTTTTTGTTGTAATAGAAATAGTGTATGTCGTACATGTTTTGTTTCCTTCTCAAACATGCAAAAAGAGGAAGCTATTTTAGAGTAGGATTAGGATTTGAAGCTGAACATGTCTTTTAGACTGACTTGTGTGTGACTCAGAAATTTGCGCTCGTTCTTTCTGCCTGTTGTGTTGCTGgctgttttttgttttgttttcatttGTGCTGGTATAACTCTTCAAGGCTTTTTAATGTGCTTGTAATTCACAACAATATATGGTTGATGTAACCCAAATTTTGCTCATATTGTGTGTCATTTCCCTTTTTATTTATAGGATACCACGAGATACTCAACCAGGATTGTTAAGAGCAAAGGATGGATCAAAGCGCCTGATGGATTTAGGATTGGAATTCATTCCAATGGAGCAAATTATCAAGGATGCTGTAGAGAGTTTGAAGAACAAAGGATTAATTTCTTGAATGATGTTGTTGGGTCAGATTATGAGTACTAGTGTTATGCCACGAGTTGACTCTGTATAATCTGTATTCTCAATCTTTATATGCAAAATGTCTCTaacttgaataaaaaaatgCTGAAGTAATAAATATGGAGACATTAAGGACTTGCAATTATCATCATGTgcattttcaatattttcttgaACATTtctttttgcattaaagatgcttggaatcaaataattaaaaatttatcttcaatcatggTGAGATTCGAATAAACATACAAATACCCATTTTACTCTATCGGTATGGTTTAAACTTAGAATCACAATCACTCTAAGAACTTCTTGCAACAATGTATTCAAGGCAACACATCTCAGACATATTCTTATGTAGAAGACATTCTGAAAGTGTGCTCCCACTTGCTCTGAATGCACATTCATTGTGCATCCCACTACCCCTAAATTAAGGTATTTTCGTGCGCAACTGCGAAGATCAAATTTGTATGTTTTGTATGATACTTAATTTACTATAGGTTAATTGTGGATTATTTTACTCTTTCAATTGATAAGGTATCAAATGACACTTGTGTTCGTTCGTCTTACTTGAAAACGCTAGACAAGTTAAGTTTTGTTTGCCATGTACATGTTTTTGTAACAACCAGCAGCGAACGTGCCAGTTCATTTTGTGGAAATTAAAAATACAGACtttatacaaataaattttaattatatatagaaaATAGTAAGAATCATCTATAACTATGaatttatctattaattaattgatttgtgACATAGAAAATAGTAAGAATTTTAATTACAAGGatttcaaacaaacaaataatttttttgacattaaacaaacaaatattagaattaaaattgaaaataattttagttacatggaaaaaaagatatttaagtATTTTTCAGTTTCTTGTTGACTATACACTACTTTAATTGAAAGCTACTATAATCTTTTCTGGTTGAAACAGATGGTAATTAAGATATTTGACTTCTTAATAAATCTACATAATATTTAACTTCCTAAGGATattattcaacaaaatttaaataaggtaattattcattaaaaacATAAGAATATCTCTTTTCAATAGATTAAATACACAACTTACCATAAACAACTTATTTTCTCAAACTTGTTAAACAATGCCCtataaaactcattaatatTTACCCAAGTTTAATTCACGATACTTTGACACATTATTTTGTTCTtcatattttagttaaatttgaatatttatacaaaataaaaacataatcagTTATCTAATCATATTTGAATAGTTTCACTTCAAATTTTATGGAAAAATACTAAGAAGTCAAATATAAATTGGAGGATCGAAATCTCCCctaataacaaatataaatttttgtttagacGAGTGATGCCTCGAACCAAAGTGAGTCCTCAATTCTCCAATTATTGATTTGAGTGTGAAATAGAAACAAAACAAGTGGCGCTGAGAGTGAGTAGTTAAGACTAAGAAAAGCATAGTAAATAGAAATGGCAGGGCGCAAACATCATCATTTACACTCATCTCTCCCTCGCCGCGAAGAAACTCGCCTCTCTCATTCTtcttcctcctcctcctccacaGCCGCCCTCCAAGACCGCATCGACGCCCGCCACCGCCAAATCCAATCCCTCCTCCTCGACAACCAGCGTCTCGCCTCCACACATCTCGCCCTAAAACAAGACCTATCCGCCACTCAACAGGAGCTCCGTCAGCTCTCCGCCGCCGCTGCCGATGTTAAAGCCGAACGAGACGCAGAAGTGCGTCGGATCTATGAGAAGTCGCTCAAGATGGACGCTGAAGTACGCGCCGTCGCTGCGATGAGGTCGGAGCTCGATCAGGTGCGGGCGGATGTACGTGAACTCGCAGCCGCACGGAAGGAACTCGCGTCTCATTTGCAGTCCGTTCAGAATGACCTCGCTTTGGCTCGTAATGATTCGAAACCCTTGCCGGCTATCAAAGCTGATATTGAGGCCTTGCGCCATGAGATTCAACTAGGAAGGTAAATTTTTCGCTGCGTGCCAATCAATTCATATTCtgcttcttattttatttttcattcattccGGTACTTGGTACTTGAATGTGCGACACATTGTCACAAtagtctttattttttatatgcgAATGTTAGTGGTTAATATATATGTTAGGGGAGCGGGAAATGTTAGTGTTAAAGATTGAAACCTCCTTAAGCCCTAGCTCAACTGACAAATGTGTTGGACGTCTAACCTGAGACTTtagttgtgtgagttaattatagtAGAATTTAGTAtctcttctaaaataaaataaaaagattgaaCCTTGTACCTCCTGCATGTAACTCCTTTGAaactatcaaaattacaaaaaatacttaaacGACAGTTTGTTAGTTTGGTCATCGAATGTGTTAGTCAATTTGATTGGTAAAATTACTAATAAGACACTTGGGTTTGTTTTCACAATTTTGATACATTTAGAGACTATAGTGACGGTACCTCACATATTTAGGGaagagtatgatggttatcatTTGTTTTGATGACTTTGGGTTGTTATTGAATTGTATCATGTGTGCGTGAACGTTCTAATCTCAAATAGATGTATTAATTTGGGTTTTTGTTTCTGAATGTGACTGAGAACTTGCTCTTATAGTGTTGTGATGTGAGAAcaattaattctttttttctGTTGTTGTTGGTGCAATTGGTAGCATGTGGAAATATTGAGTTTCTAAAACAAGGGTTTAGATATAGATGAACAATATTTGAAGCTTTTAGATATTGATTGTTGAatgagtttgtttttttttttttttttttgtggacAATTTACCACAGCTTTGAGGCTTTAGATATAGAAGAACAATATTTGAAGCatttagtataaaaaattacttatacTGTTTAGTCTGGTAGTCTATAGGATTGATAAATTTTGGACAATTTACTCTTGAGGTGCTACAGACTAAACagtataagtattttttatgtaattttcatATCAATAGGTAGTTCACAACCTTGCTCATGATACTAACTGGATAAAGcgtggttgttattgttgtctTGTATCAGACAATCAATAGATAATACCTAGATAGCTTACTAATGCCTATGCATTTAATTTAGTAACTTCAAAAGGGCCCTTGCAGTGTTAGTTTGATACGTGCTAACTAGTGTTGTCGATTGCGGAATACGGGAAGCagtgatttgttcaaattccattACGCTACAGTACTAAATAGTTTATTGCTGAATAGTAGcgattttgttcaaatttcacaacaatATAGCCACTATTTAACAACATTGGTGATGAGTTatcttatttataataaaattaaacaataaattgaaatatatatggAAAATTTTCTGATTCTTGGGTTTACCATACAAGATGGTGCACAGTAAGATGGTACTTTTGGCATTAAGGACTAATATACTAGACCTTATTAAATCACAGACTTGGTTCTGGATCAAAGTATAAGCTGATGATCCCTCATTACCTTTTTCATGCTGGTGCATGAATCCTATATTTTGTATTCTTCTCTTCAATATTGTTAAGTAAGTTTGCTGGGTTGAATATCCTGCAAATTAGGATGCTGGGTGCttcttttttattgtagttTGGATTGTTGTATCTGAGTGGTTCATCAAATTGCAGGTGGTTTTGGTCAAGTAATTCTTCAAGTAATCCTTAATGTTAGCTGAGAATGTTACAATTGATTATTGGACAGTGAAAAATAAGGTAGGATTAGAAACGAATGTCGGAATGTGTAAAGACAGAGTTGATGCCGTACCTGCTATGGGAAAGATGGTAGAATATCACATTAGAGTGATTGGGTCCGTGTGTGGAGAAGACCTACATAAATTCTGGAGAAGAGAGTAGATCAAATGGAGGTTGGTTGAATAGTTAGAGGGAGACCAATAAAAACTATAGACTAAATTATTAAGAAGGATTTAAACTTAAATGGTTAATCATTAGACATGATTTATGGTAAGACATTATAACATCCATTGAGTGATTTGTGTAGTCAATTCCACCCAGTGGAATAGGACTAGTTGTTGTCTTGTTTCGTTTACAATGTTAGAGGCATGGCTGAGTCTTGATTCAATTATCTGATTACTGTCAATCTTATTCACTTTGTCTTATTTTAATCCTATCAAATTATGAAAACTATTTTGGTATTTCCCCTCTTCAATGAAGAACCTATTAACCTGATATTCTGTGTATCAAGTTACAACTTATTGTCAAGTGTTTGGAAGCAAGTCTGATTTATCTCTCACATTTTTCTTTGTTTGCTCTGATTTCTAATATTGAATCCTGCACTCAGTTCTGTTGCTTATCAAACTCTAACCAAAACGATATTTAATTTGAACATCTAGATGTTGTAAATAAATGCGCACCTCCCTATTGATCCCTACCAAATATACCTACTGTGTTTTCTTTCTTGGACCTAGTCAGATGCTAGGGAAAAAGTCACTGTCCGAAACATTGGGCATGTTTTAACTCGATTACTGATGCATGTAGGAATGCTATTGAATTTGAGAAGAAGACACATGCTAAGAACCTCGAGCACAAACGGGTAATGGACAACAATATGATGATTATGACCCGTGAGGTTGAAAAATTACGTGCTGAGCTGGCTAATGCAGAAAAGGGAACAAGGGCTGCAATTGT
It contains:
- the LOC101488376 gene encoding protein FLC EXPRESSOR, translated to MAGRKHHHLHSSLPRREETRLSHSSSSSSSTAALQDRIDARHRQIQSLLLDNQRLASTHLALKQDLSATQQELRQLSAAAADVKAERDAEVRRIYEKSLKMDAEVRAVAAMRSELDQVRADVRELAAARKELASHLQSVQNDLALARNDSKPLPAIKADIEALRHEIQLGRNAIEFEKKTHAKNLEHKRVMDNNMMIMTREVEKLRAELANAEKGTRAAIVASANPNPGYPANNHDMGFGGITYPPDSYSMHQIQARVEVHPQYTYGATLHHLYDNQHTQVPR